From the genome of Pseudomonas sp. gcc21, one region includes:
- the aroQ gene encoding type II 3-dehydroquinate dehydratase: protein MASILVLHGPNLNLLGTREPGVYGATTLEQINQHLRELATAAGHHLLSLQSNAEHELIERIHAARDEAIDFILINPAAFTHTSVAIRDALLAVSIPFIEVHLSNVYKREPFRRHSYLSDIAEGVICGLGAKGYELALQAAVHRIEQSERD, encoded by the coding sequence ATGGCCAGCATTCTCGTTCTGCATGGACCCAATCTGAATCTCCTTGGCACCCGCGAACCAGGCGTTTACGGGGCTACCACGCTGGAACAGATCAACCAGCACCTTCGCGAGCTAGCCACCGCCGCAGGTCATCATCTGCTGAGCCTGCAGAGCAATGCAGAGCACGAGCTGATCGAACGTATCCATGCTGCACGCGACGAAGCAATTGATTTCATACTGATCAATCCCGCAGCTTTTACTCACACAAGCGTCGCAATACGTGACGCGTTGCTGGCTGTGAGCATCCCATTCATCGAAGTTCACTTATCCAATGTGTACAAACGCGAACCCTTTCGCCGCCATTCCTACCTGTCTGATATCGCCGAAGGCGTTATATGCGGGCTGGGAGCCAAAGGCTACGAACTGGCATTGCAAGCGGCTGTACACCGAATCGAACAATCTGAACGCGACTAA
- the accB gene encoding acetyl-CoA carboxylase biotin carboxyl carrier protein, which produces MDIRKVKKLIELLEESGIDELEIHEGEESVRISRHSKQAAGPQHYFSAPPAPAPAAPAAAPAAPAAPVDVTPAEPAGHLVRSPMVGTFYRSPNPSSPAFAEVGQSVKAGDVLCIVEAMKMMNHIEADKSGVIQAILADNGQPVEFDQPLFSIA; this is translated from the coding sequence ATGGATATACGCAAAGTTAAGAAACTCATCGAACTCCTTGAAGAATCCGGCATTGACGAGCTAGAAATTCACGAGGGAGAAGAATCCGTCCGCATCAGCCGCCACAGCAAGCAAGCGGCTGGCCCGCAGCATTATTTCTCAGCCCCGCCGGCTCCGGCACCTGCCGCTCCAGCAGCCGCTCCGGCTGCGCCTGCCGCGCCGGTAGATGTTACCCCCGCCGAACCCGCAGGCCACCTGGTGCGTTCTCCCATGGTCGGCACTTTCTACCGCTCGCCAAATCCGAGCTCTCCGGCGTTCGCCGAGGTCGGTCAATCGGTCAAGGCCGGCGATGTCCTCTGTATCGTCGAGGCCATGAAAATGATGAACCACATCGAAGCCGACAAGAGCGGTGTGATTCAGGCCATCCTGGCGGACAACGGCCAGCCGGTGGAATTCGACCAACCCCTGTTCAGCATCGCCTGA